The window AACCTCCCATTTACAAGTGTGCTGGACAAACTACAGTGTAAAAAGTTCTCGTTGGAGCCAGCGTCTGGTGCTATGGCAGAAACATGACAGTGGAATGTGGCGGACCCCCTTCTTTCTcaagtaacaaaaacacaatgattttTAGGCTGCTGTCAAATACTCAAAAAATTATGTCACATGACTTTTTCTTAACCTTAAtacaaaaattcaaaatcaagGAAAGATGTGAAGGAGAAAGTTGCACGGAAAGAGAATTCAACTGTATTTAGATTAAGGTCACAAGGAATTATGGGACAGCactgtctctttcctttcatAAAGGATGGTCCAGTACATCCTATGCTAAAggaggtaagaaaaaaaaacacttttaactAAAAACACAACTATGAATATATTCCACTTCTTCTAATAGCTCCTCCTGAATGCTACACACTAAGATTTTAAATGACTGGGCTAGGCAAAAACAGACATTACCAAGCACTTTAAATATAAACTTCATTATCTAATGTAAATTTTTTATGAATTTCCATATATCTTACTATACTTTAAAATCTTTCCTGGggcacattttccttttgtttacattctgtTAAAGGCTTGCAAAATTGGGCACAACCtgatataaacacaaatatacTGTAGACTTAGTGCTACCAGTTCTAACTAGTGCCACTTCTGAGTGCACAAACTTTCTCCCACTtggacaaatgaacacacacacacacacacaagctatgGACAgccatccaaacacacactcgtgtTCGTAAATTGAGGTACACACTCCAGGATGACACCAGCTGGTTGGCTGTGTGTGACCAAGCAGAAAGAGACCTGCGCGCCAATGGATGCGCGCTCACAAACCTTCCGGTATATCAAAGTAGGTATAGCTAGTAGTTGAAATTTAGCTCTCAACTTTACTAACATAAATAGAGCATGTGGAAATGTCCGTTTTTTCTATGGACCCCTATGCCACAGATCTGGTTAAATAAGCTGGTATACTGAGACAATGTGTAGTCGCTCACCTTTGGTTTTTCATCAGCCATGGTCACTCTTTTGGCGCTTCGCTACGCTGCCACACAAAGAACACGAGTGCGCGCACGTACGCGTTCTTGAAAGAATAATTCAGACATAACGTGCGCGGCCACGAGGCAGTGCGCGTCCACAAGACTGGGCTTTGAATGGCTACAGGTGATCACGTGGATGAAAGCGCAGTCTGGGCATGGGCGGGAGAGCCCCAGTGCGCGTTAAAGAGACACTCAGTAACACATGAACGCGCACAGCGATGTTTTTCGCTTTTGTTATCAGGTTTGAGAAGGTCTATCTATCCCACAACACACTCCTCATTACCTTATGGACATCCCACCTACGTTTCATGGTTCAGGCATCATCATAGAGTTCATTACACATGCCATGCTATCAATGTAGTATTtgcactttctgtttttcttttttttaaccttctaAATCCtagcagccattttgtttttctgtctgatggtGAAGATCCACTAAAAGTGTATTAAATATTGCTTTTTCCATAAAAAGAAAGTGTGTATACACCTCAAATcagtcaaatcaaatgaaaacacgGATTCTTACCAGATTTCATCAAGTATATATGACTTGTTAGTAAATggattacagaaaaaaatatcttccaTACCTCCCATATCTTGGTAATTTCTCTTGCATGGGGACCTGCTTCCCCAGAGCTTTAGAGTTACTGATTATCTTATCAAATATGGGTTTTTAGTTATATGTTTTTCGGGACAAACATAataatacaaacacagcagatggaAAAACAGGCATGCAGGAAGGGCAGCCTTCCCATGGCGTCATCACACATGCGCCGAGGGgggctttcgaatgaatggcTGAGGCGCGTAAGCAGCACCGCACCTGTGGTTCATGACGTGAAGTGTTTGCAGCCGAATAGTTTgaaattttgtatttaattgtattgattacatttttctcCAATGGAGGAGGTGGACGTTGAACCGACAGTCACCGTAAGTAACCACTGAAGCttcgttttctttcttttctcccactGTTAGCATCGCTAACAAGCTAGCTAACTCTCAACAACATAACTATAAAAGTCTAATCAAGCTAAGTTGAATAGTCAAACGCTATATAAACACAGCAAGTCACATTGTGTGTGTCGCAGTGTGTGTCAGATGAAGCCAGACACATTAAAGGCtaataacaaaaatgtcatAGGGGTAAAGTAGTAAGAAATTAGATAGAACTTTGAAAGTATTTCAGTTTCGTCGTTAGTATTTGTATTCTAAGCAAGATTTATGTAATACAAGGTTGGGTTTTGCTGTACTGCCAGAAAACAGTTTGCTTCACATGTTTCACACAGTGTCCGTTTGTCTTCTCTTTAAATGCAGAACATTCCAGCCGCCAGTGCTGGGACGCACTTGGGATTTGCGTGGGGACCTGGTGATATCCTTGTGTATGAAACCCTTTACAAAGCATCaggtgtgtgtaggtgtatATATTAATGCAAGCCCCTATTTGAGGGTTTACATCCTCTGTCCTCTCACACTCTTGCCTAAGGTCACTCTTTTATCTGCTTCTCTCCTGTATTTTCAGGTGCTGGGAGATCAGGATGCTCCTTCATTCACGAGGTCAGGAAGGACGAGGACATATATTCCCCCATTTTGCGCAAACTCTTCAATGAGTCACATCACATCTTTGTTGGCCTGCAGAGTATTGGAGAGGACCTCCCCAGCAAGAACAAAAAAGCCCAGTAAGGCCCCGTCAAGAAAAGCACTTGCTTCCTGTGCATGTCACTGTATTTCTTTTCACTGATTCTGGTTCAGTTTTTCTGAACCTTTGTTGCAAGAGGCAGATGAAACACCCATATGTAAGTGAttacatgtcatgttttttgctCCTCAGATATGTCAGCATCAGTAAAAACTATAGATCTGTGATTCGAGCCTGTATGGAGGAACTTGAGCAAGTTGCAGGTGGGAAATCTGAAATATAGTTTTgatgttttagtttttcatgTGGTTATTCAGTGTCATGAATAATCCAATTgacccttttctcttttctgcagTTTCTACAAAAGTGGCCGAAGTGGCGATGCAATATGGAAATCAGGTATATACTACtatcttgtgtatgtgtgtgatacACCATGCAGACACATTGCATTCTGTGGATGTCACTTGTGGATTTTTCTGAAATAGGCAATAATTGAGCATTaagattaattttcttttagttGAATGATGTTTATTATATTTGTGAAGGTGCTAATGCAGAGGGATACATTTTTGACTGGAATTCACTTGTTGATAATTTCCACTTGACACCGTCCTAACCCCAGCCTTGGTTTTGGTGTGACAGGTGTCCATTCTGTTGGCCATAGAACTGATCTGGAATCTGTGTGAAGTGCTGTTCATTGATGCTGCTCCAGGTTAGAGTTTGACTTTGTGCTTGTAGTtaatctctgtctttgtctttggaACACAGTTTCTTCCTTGATTTAGAGACCGTGAAAATACCCAGACAAacagcactgtgtttgtgtgtatctgtgtccTCAGCGGGTTCCCTGCTGCTTCACCTCCTGGACTGGGTAAGGTTACACAAGGCCGATGTGGACGAGAAGGCAAGAGAAGTGCTGCAAAGTGAGAGCCCTGCAGAGCACCGTGACTACTGGGATGTGGTaggtgcaaaacacaaacacacatttatgaaCATATAAACTCTGTATGCACGTCCAGCTTTGATTTTTAGCACAGACGCCTTGTTTACAAAACCATCATATGGACCTGATCCTCAGCATTACGCTCAAGATGAAATATCAGTTATCACATGTTTTACATTGGGCCTGTGCAGGTGGTGAGTTACGTACTGCAGGGCAGGTTGGAGGAAGCCAGACAGATGCTGGTGAAGCAGGCCACCCTGCAGCCTGCTGCCAGGAACATGTACAAGCTGATGGACACCCTGCTCAGCAAGATGCCCTTCTACAATgtaagaaaattattttatattcttgaaaattacttttatttgtcAAGTGGAAAAGATGGACAAACATGTTTAATTGGCTAATTGGTGTTGACATGTTACAAGTAAAGgacaacaaatagaaaaaaagtatCAACAACATCTCTATTGACTATATTAAACTGCACTTTAGTTTGACATCCTGCAGAGGTCATCATAGAAAAcccgttgtttttttttattccttaaATTCCTCTTAAATACTTAACTGATCTTTCTGTAATAATCTTTCAGCCTGGTGGCACCCAGACGCTGACAGAGTTCGACGTGAAGTGGAGACACTGGCATGAGGAGGTCGACCGCTGCCTGCAGGACAACTCGTTTTCCAGCAACAAACACCTGGAGCTCATCTGCAAGGTCAGTGACCCctgttgcttcagctgttgaCCATCTATGTTAAGACACTGGaacatgctgttttgttgtgttaagTTTTCCACATGACTGTGCTCCTATACTTCCATACTTCCAgatttttgtgcatttattgcATGGTGTGAGTTTTCAAATCATAGGCTTTTACTTAATTTTAGATCCTAGTGGGGGATGAGGACACTTTGCTGGAACACAAGGAACTGCTGAGCACCTGGTACCACTTCCTGGTCACTAGACTGCTCTTCTGCCACCCTACAGTCAAACCCACTGAGTTGCACTACTATGCACAGGTATGTACAGGTGCTGCACCATTCAGCATTCATACTCACTGCTACTACAGTCCtattatttattgtgtgtgtgtgttctccagtCATGTATGACCATGTTCCTGGACTCGAGGAGTGTCCCAGAGCCCCTGGACAGCATCTTACTGGCTGCCTTTGAGTTTGACATCCATCAGGTCATCAAGGACTGCAGGTGACATGCAGGATTATATCCATCCATACCTACATGTTTAAGCGTACAGTCTTTTAACTTTGACTCTTctaacattttctgttttctccaccATGTGTCTCTTCAGCATTGCCCTCAACAACTGGTGGTTTGTGGCCCATTTGACTGATCTGTTGGATCACTGCAAACTCCTCCAGTCTCACAATCTACAGTAAGGACTTTGGCTGCGTTCATAATTTCACACACTTTTAATCTGGAGATAACAAGGCTGCATAATTTAGTTATCAACATTTACcatgtcatttttgtgtgtgtgtgtgtgtgtgtgtgtgttttcagctttggcTCAAACTTGAGAGAGTTTCTCCTGTTAGAATATGCTTCTGGTCTCTTCACTCATCACAGGTATGCTTATCCAAGGCTCTGTGCTTATGTGGCATGGAAGTTAAATCCTTTAAGGGTTTAGATTTACACAAATTGTGAGAACTTGTTTATTCTTGATACACTTTGCAAatactgattattattattttattattatataatattttataattacTCTTTTGCTCTGTAATTTACTctattaaataataaattgcCCTAGAAGTTGTTGTAAAGCACGAGTCAGCTGACAGCAGTATAATAGCATTGTAAATGGCCTCATCTTATAGGATATTTTTGCGTATGTTTGTGAAGTCTGTGGCAGCTGGCCGTGGATTACTTTGACCACTGCCCAGAGTTCGGCCGGGTCTACCTGGAGCTGCAGATTGAGCGCGTTCCTTTAGACACGGAGCGCAAAGCACTCAAGGTGCTCAGGATCTGTGAACAGAGGCAAATGTCAGAGCAAGGTAACACTCTCTCTCAGTCCTCATCTCATTCTCTCGTATCCATGTGCTTTGCTAAAATGCAGATGCTGATAGCCTCATGTGTTTTCTACTGCAGTAGGGACTTAAACCTTTAATTCCTTGTCCTCTTCCAGTGCGGAGTATCTGTAAGATCATGGCTATGCGGGCCCTGAGAAACAACAGACTGGGCTCGGCTCTCTCCTGGAGCATCAGGGCCAAAGATGCTGCCTTTGCCACCCTCATTTCAGAGAAGTTGGTTCCTTTAATGGTGCACTTATTCTTTAAGACGTTTCTCTAACTTTTTGCTATATcagagttcttttttttccctcaacacTGTCACCACTCTGGACTCTGATGAGCAACCTTTTTGCAGGCACTTttgaaaatgatattttttgagTTTTCTGACTCCTAATGACATCAAAAAGCTTCTCCCTGTGACTTTAgatctgtttgatttttttttgtccattgttttcttttctgatagCTTGTATTGTATTTAAAGGGAGACATTTTACACAACAGAAATAAAGTATTAAGAAATACACATGGCtaattcaaagcaaaaataGCATTGATTAATTGTGGCTTGCTGATCTCTCTGTGAAAGTACTTTACAAGGTTGCTTCATTTTAAGTGGttttataagtgtgtgtgtgtgtgtgtgtgtgtgtttaaggttCCTACAGGATTACTGCGTCAGAGGGACCTTCTCTGATTTGGACCTGATAGACAACTTGGGTCCAGCCATGCTGCTCAGCGACAGGCTCACTTTTCTCGGTATGAACAAGGAACACATGCAGCACTGTTCAGCTTGTTACTCAGCAGTTAAATTCACACATGAAGCGAGGGAACGTTTAGTCAGGGCAGATTGTATCTTGCACTTCTTCCCTAGTCTCTCTAAGGCTGTCACATGAgcctcagacacagagacatgagTGCACATAGTGATATTAATAAAGCTGAATGCTGCAGCATGTGACAGCGTGTTTTACTGCAGGAATAtctacatgtacagtacatttaaagAAATGGCCAAGGCTTTAACCTAAGTGTGCCCTGCTGTTGCTTGAACGGAACAAATTGATCAGGGATGATAAAGAACtctgacatgcacacatacagcagctgTCAGGCAGCTACAGTGTTGTAAGGTGTCATGATGCTAAATTTCAACCTGCACTTCTATACTGTGTGACAACATCTGTTTCAGCATTTGGTCATAATCTCAAAGTAGGACCATGGGCCAGTGCAGGCTGAAAACACTGCTCTCTTGTCTTTTGTAGGGAAATATCGGGAGTTCCATAAGCTTTACGGAGAGAAGCGCTTCAGCGAGGCTGCTAAgctgctcctctccctcatGACGGCCAAAATTGCGCCCCGGAGCTTCTGGATGACCCTGCTGACTGACGCCCTGCCGCTGCTGGAGCAGAAAGAGGTCGGTCACCACAAAGCGTTCAGTATGCCGTGGATATGGACAAACATTCTTGTCGTTTTAATCACGAGATATTGATTCAGTGTAGACGTACTAAGACATACAAAGCATCGgacaacaaataataataattagcaGCTGCACCTGAggattattttcagtattgatTAATATGCAAAGTTATTTCTCAGTTAATTACTGGTCCATGAATACCTCAGAGCTTCAACAGaggctgattaattttctgtcattcagtTAATAACCTAATTGTTGCAGATTTGATCTAAATTGTAGCCTAATGTTTTTTTGAACATGTGAGACACATCAAGTTGATATGAGACAGAATCACACATATTTGGTGCGGTCCGATTTTAGTTGCATAATTGATACAGTTTAGTCAGTCAGTTTGAATAAAGCAATATATGGTTTTAGTCTGATGAACGTCGTCTGATGTACAACAGATTGACCCATTTATCTGTGCGAATTCCTGTATGAGAATTGTCTCATAGGATTGAGTGCAAAGTCTGTGATTGGATAACAAACATGTcctttcatgcattttaaacCACTATTCTCAACACTAAATCTTGGAATGGACTGCGCTTTTCTTTTGCATTCTTTTGTCAAACTTAATTTTTATAAAGAAAACTTTCGTGCTTCCATGTTGTAGTAAACATGAACTACAGTGTTGAATGGTTGTCATGGTGCAGATTTAACCTTTCCACCATCAACTTTACAGTCCATGCCATTATGTTGGCTCAGCGACACAGGAAGCATGAATATAACAGGAAGTTGGTCTGTGTTTTCACTAAAAGGTGGCTTTGCTTGTCGACTGTTTTTAGGTGATTTTCTCGGCAGACCAAACCCATGAGCTGATGTTCTGTTTAGAGGAGCTCACCTCCTCGCTGAACACCACAGCTGCCAGCACAGACAGGCCCATGCAGGTACGCATCTCCGCACTCGGCTTTGATCCTGCTCAGGAGACGGAGTTGTTGCTCTGATGCTGCTCTTATGAAGCTGTTTGACTTGAGAGGCTTTTGCTTGCTGGTGCCAGTTTTGTTTATTACTCAGGAAActtctgagcagctgctgttgaCATAAAACCCCCTTCAAAAGTCTGACCTGttatattgatatttttcttctttaccttAATAAGGACTATTTTAACATAGAGAGAGACATTATAATTCAgatataaatgttttctttatttatgtatttatccAAAAAGGCTTTGGTCCCAAAAGAgaaatttttaatgtttgatgttgACTTTGTTTTCCAATTCAGAAAAGCATTAATGACCTGTGACCCATTTTTCTTTGGGTTCTTTGCAATCATCTCATTGGTTAGATTTAATAGACCTAAACTGTCAGTCTGTAGTATGTTCAGTTCATAGTCAGTAGTCATGATGTTGACATAAATTTGGTGCTACAGTCTGAATGAATGTATTGCTTGGCTTGTAATACACGGGCTCAAACCCTGGTGCTGGGATTCAAGGATCTGCTGCAATGTTTCATAGAGACCACTGCACTtcttatttgtcatttatttgtgaATTTTCCCATTGTGGGACAGTAAAGGgaatcttaatcttaatttCAGGATGAAGACATGGAGTTGACCAAAGTGGAGCTCCTGAGACTCGCTCTGGCCAGGAATCTGGCTATGGCTATAGTCAAAGAGGGAACTGTGGAAGCATGAATGGCGGCtttgaaaaactttaaaaagtcttttgcattttgtactGTACATAAAGTTTGAGTGATTAGAATTTGctctttaataataaaacatttttcatgatgTTCGTTTTCAAAATCGGACTTCTGGTATTCCTGtatttaacaagttaaaaaaaaaaaaaaatcagaatttcAGACGTGCATTTAaagaaatctttatttttttcatgcagcaAACACATGGCAcatcatacagtatgtacagtccTAACAC of the Scatophagus argus isolate fScaArg1 chromosome 16, fScaArg1.pri, whole genome shotgun sequence genome contains:
- the nup85 gene encoding nuclear pore complex protein Nup85; this encodes MEEVDVEPTVTNIPAASAGTHLGFAWGPGDILVYETLYKASGAGRSGCSFIHEVRKDEDIYSPILRKLFNESHHIFVGLQSIGEDLPSKNKKAQYVSISKNYRSVIRACMEELEQVAVSTKVAEVAMQYGNQVSILLAIELIWNLCEVLFIDAAPAGSLLLHLLDWVRLHKADVDEKAREVLQSESPAEHRDYWDVVVSYVLQGRLEEARQMLVKQATLQPAARNMYKLMDTLLSKMPFYNPGGTQTLTEFDVKWRHWHEEVDRCLQDNSFSSNKHLELICKILVGDEDTLLEHKELLSTWYHFLVTRLLFCHPTVKPTELHYYAQSCMTMFLDSRSVPEPLDSILLAAFEFDIHQVIKDCSIALNNWWFVAHLTDLLDHCKLLQSHNLHFGSNLREFLLLEYASGLFTHHSLWQLAVDYFDHCPEFGRVYLELQIERVPLDTERKALKVLRICEQRQMSEQVRSICKIMAMRALRNNRLGSALSWSIRAKDAAFATLISEKFLQDYCVRGTFSDLDLIDNLGPAMLLSDRLTFLGKYREFHKLYGEKRFSEAAKLLLSLMTAKIAPRSFWMTLLTDALPLLEQKEVIFSADQTHELMFCLEELTSSLNTTAASTDRPMQDEDMELTKVELLRLALARNLAMAIVKEGTVEA